A DNA window from Candidatus Thermoplasmatota archaeon contains the following coding sequences:
- a CDS encoding enoyl-CoA hydratase/isomerase family protein, whose amino-acid sequence MSGLRVSTQDGVRVLVIDRPARRNAFDRATIRALGESLEAFASGRDDAPALVLTGAGEAFCGGGDVKEMAEAADLRAHFLALTADHHAAVLAMRRAPKPVVTAAPGVVAGGGLGLALAGDLRLAAPEARWVAAYGALGVAPDGGSTWLLPRLAGGAVAERLLLHGETLDAEKALAAGLAHRIVPRAALLAEAIGEAKRLASAPGGGFAASKRLLGDVDALAAHLDRERAENAATGASEATRAAVAKLKR is encoded by the coding sequence ATGAGCGGTCTCAGGGTCTCGACGCAGGACGGCGTCCGCGTGCTCGTGATCGATCGTCCCGCGCGCCGGAACGCCTTCGACCGCGCGACGATCCGCGCACTGGGCGAGTCGCTCGAAGCCTTCGCCTCCGGCCGGGACGACGCGCCCGCGCTCGTCCTCACGGGCGCGGGCGAAGCCTTCTGCGGGGGCGGCGACGTGAAAGAGATGGCCGAAGCGGCGGACCTCCGCGCGCACTTCCTCGCGCTCACCGCGGACCACCACGCGGCGGTGCTCGCGATGCGGCGGGCGCCGAAGCCGGTCGTGACCGCCGCGCCCGGCGTCGTCGCGGGCGGCGGCCTCGGCCTCGCGCTTGCGGGCGACCTCCGTCTCGCCGCGCCCGAGGCGCGCTGGGTCGCCGCGTACGGGGCCCTCGGCGTCGCCCCCGACGGCGGATCGACGTGGCTCCTCCCGCGTCTTGCGGGCGGCGCCGTCGCGGAGCGACTGCTCCTCCACGGCGAGACGCTCGATGCGGAAAAGGCGCTCGCGGCGGGCCTCGCGCACCGGATCGTGCCCCGCGCGGCGCTCCTTGCCGAGGCGATCGGGGAGGCGAAGCGTCTCGCATCGGCGCCGGGGGGCGGCTTCGCCGCCTCGAAGCGGCTGCTCGGCGACGTGGACGCGCTCGCGGCCCATCTCGACCGCGAGCGCGCCGAGAACGCGGCGACCGGGGCGTCGGAAGCGACGCGGGCGGCCGTGGCGAAGCTGAAACGTTGA
- a CDS encoding aldehyde dehydrogenase family protein, which yields MPDEKPMHIDGAWVPASGNRTYEVVSPVDGSVLAAVAKATRDDAANAVAAAERAFRDPAWRRMDPSERGRLLQRAALIARERADEIARLESTNQGKPLREAKADVLFAIATLEYYAGLADKIEGGVIPVSGPRFAYTLREPLGPTVHIIPWNYPFQLGVRSVAPALAAGNTVVAKPASQTPLTFLVLAEIFEKAGFPKGVFNVVTGSGSEAGAALAADGRVRGVVLTGSVETGQKLLAETARNLVPTTLELGGKSPNIVFPDADLDKAVKGAAFGIFLNAGQMCWAGSRLLLHESIHDAFVEKLAAFAKTWKLGNPLEKDTRMGPLVSKEHRERVESYVAVAEKEGAKLVLGGKRPEDPALAAGAFYGPTIFTDVAPASTLAREEVFGPVLAVMKFKDETDALRLANGVDFGLYAGVWTKDLARAHRVAADLESGQVAVNEYPVTFPQVPFGGLKRSGLGSEQGLSALEFYTRRKSVMMNLG from the coding sequence ATGCCCGACGAGAAGCCGATGCACATCGACGGGGCCTGGGTCCCCGCGAGCGGCAACCGCACCTACGAGGTCGTCTCGCCCGTCGACGGGAGCGTCCTCGCCGCCGTCGCGAAGGCGACGCGCGACGACGCCGCGAACGCGGTCGCCGCCGCCGAGCGCGCGTTCCGCGACCCGGCCTGGCGCCGCATGGATCCCTCGGAGCGCGGCCGCCTCCTCCAGCGCGCGGCCCTCATCGCGCGCGAGCGCGCGGACGAGATCGCCCGCCTCGAGTCGACGAACCAGGGCAAGCCTCTGCGCGAGGCGAAGGCCGACGTGCTGTTCGCGATCGCGACGCTCGAATACTACGCGGGCCTCGCGGACAAGATCGAGGGCGGCGTGATCCCCGTGTCGGGTCCGCGCTTCGCCTACACGCTGCGCGAGCCGCTCGGCCCCACGGTCCACATCATCCCGTGGAACTACCCCTTCCAGCTCGGCGTGCGCTCGGTCGCGCCCGCGCTCGCCGCCGGGAACACCGTCGTCGCGAAGCCCGCGTCGCAGACGCCCCTCACGTTCCTCGTCCTCGCGGAGATCTTCGAGAAGGCCGGCTTCCCGAAGGGCGTGTTCAACGTCGTGACGGGCTCCGGCTCCGAAGCGGGCGCCGCGCTCGCGGCGGACGGCCGCGTCCGCGGCGTCGTGCTCACGGGGTCCGTCGAGACGGGCCAGAAGCTCCTCGCTGAGACCGCCCGCAACCTCGTGCCGACGACGCTCGAGCTCGGCGGCAAGTCGCCGAACATCGTCTTCCCCGACGCGGACCTCGACAAGGCCGTCAAGGGCGCCGCGTTCGGCATCTTCCTGAACGCCGGCCAGATGTGCTGGGCGGGATCCCGGCTGCTCCTCCACGAGAGCATCCACGACGCGTTCGTCGAGAAGCTCGCCGCGTTCGCGAAGACGTGGAAGCTCGGCAACCCGCTCGAGAAGGACACGCGCATGGGCCCGCTCGTCTCGAAGGAGCACCGCGAGCGCGTCGAAAGCTACGTCGCGGTCGCCGAGAAGGAGGGCGCGAAGCTCGTCCTCGGCGGGAAGCGGCCCGAGGACCCCGCGCTCGCCGCGGGCGCGTTCTACGGTCCCACCATCTTCACGGACGTGGCCCCGGCCTCGACGCTTGCGCGCGAGGAGGTCTTCGGTCCCGTCCTCGCCGTCATGAAGTTCAAGGACGAAACCGATGCGCTGCGCCTTGCAAACGGCGTCGACTTCGGCCTCTACGCGGGCGTCTGGACGAAGGACCTCGCGCGCGCCCACCGCGTCGCGGCGGACCTCGAGAGCGGCCAGGTGGCCGTGAACGAGTACCCCGTCACGTTCCCGCAGGTGCCGTTCGGCGGCCTGAAGCGGAGCGGCCTCGGCAGCGAGCAGGGGCTCTCCGCGCTCGAGTTCTACACGCGCCGCAAGAGCGTGATGATGAACCTGGGCTGA
- a CDS encoding VOC family protein: MASSASVFLNVTDIDRSLAFYKKLGFKVEKAWKDRETKSTWYADLVMDGIDLGLGNIAANDDPAFRAWASPPFGNGIVVYFTVPDVDRAYKAAKRAGAVIESDLEDRSYGRVFTLNDPDGYTVTFLEEPRRGKAPAKRGKTARKGAKRRAR, translated from the coding sequence ATGGCCTCCTCGGCGAGCGTCTTCCTCAACGTCACGGACATCGACCGCTCCCTCGCGTTCTACAAGAAGCTCGGCTTCAAGGTCGAGAAGGCTTGGAAGGACCGCGAGACGAAGTCCACATGGTACGCCGACCTCGTGATGGACGGCATCGACCTCGGGCTTGGGAACATCGCGGCGAACGACGACCCGGCGTTCCGGGCGTGGGCCTCGCCCCCGTTCGGCAACGGCATCGTCGTCTATTTCACCGTCCCGGACGTCGACCGCGCGTACAAGGCGGCGAAGCGCGCCGGCGCCGTCATCGAGAGCGACCTCGAGGACCGCAGCTACGGGCGCGTGTTCACGCTCAACGACCCCGACGGCTACACGGTGACGTTCCTTGAGGAGCCGCGACGGGGCAAGGCCCCGGCAAAGCGCGGAAAGACCGCGCGGAAGGGCGCGAAGCGCCGCGCGCGATAG
- the nth gene encoding endonuclease III, whose protein sequence is MPRRAPSAPPDLVLARLRASYPPRYSFLEAETPFQLLAAVILSAQCTDAMVNRVTPALFARWPTAEALAEADPRALEEVIHRTGFFRSKARNLLGMAKALVERHGGEVPDSMEALVALPGVGRKTANVILTNAFDKAEGVCVDTHVGRLARRLGLARGEDPVKVEQDLMRRFAREDWPDLTYLLIQHGRAVCPARSPRCGACVLTDVCPKRGVARSRAAKP, encoded by the coding sequence GTGCCCCGCCGCGCGCCGTCCGCGCCCCCCGACCTCGTGCTCGCCCGCCTGCGCGCGAGCTACCCCCCGCGCTATTCGTTCCTCGAGGCGGAGACCCCATTCCAGCTGCTCGCCGCCGTGATCCTGAGCGCGCAGTGCACGGACGCGATGGTGAACCGCGTGACGCCCGCGCTCTTCGCGCGGTGGCCCACGGCGGAGGCGCTCGCGGAGGCCGACCCGCGCGCGCTCGAGGAGGTCATCCACCGGACCGGATTCTTCCGCAGCAAGGCGCGGAATCTCCTCGGCATGGCGAAAGCCCTCGTCGAGCGCCACGGGGGCGAGGTCCCGGACTCCATGGAGGCCCTCGTCGCGCTCCCCGGCGTCGGGCGGAAGACCGCGAACGTCATCCTCACGAACGCGTTCGACAAGGCCGAGGGCGTGTGCGTGGACACGCACGTCGGACGCCTCGCGCGACGGCTCGGCCTTGCGCGCGGGGAGGATCCCGTCAAGGTGGAGCAGGATCTGATGAGACGCTTCGCGCGCGAGGACTGGCCGGACCTCACGTACCTGCTCATCCAGCACGGCCGCGCGGTGTGCCCGGCGCGGTCGCCGCGCTGCGGCGCGTGCGTCCTTACGGACGTGTGCCCGAAGCGCGGCGTCGCGAGGTCGCGCGCGGCGAAGCCGTGA
- a CDS encoding HAD family hydrolase codes for MPLEALLIDAFGTILHADPPWEGERERCLAACLAAAGDVAPLPRFVEAYEAARARQHAAVSESHREFDFEARFEDAFFALGVADARILGRKAALAYMDFQANLVRAFDGAPAVLDELSKEFRLALVSNYPDGPALRGAMEREKLLAPFEVVIVSGEHGWMKPHETIFTEALAKLGLPASRACMIGNDVECDILPARKLGLRTVWTPYPRDADGTAPADATARSWREVARVVRAWR; via the coding sequence ATGCCCCTCGAGGCGCTCCTCATCGACGCGTTCGGTACCATCCTCCACGCGGACCCCCCGTGGGAGGGCGAGCGCGAGCGGTGCCTCGCGGCCTGCCTCGCGGCCGCGGGCGACGTCGCGCCGCTTCCCCGCTTCGTCGAGGCCTACGAGGCGGCCCGCGCGCGTCAGCACGCGGCCGTCTCGGAGTCTCACCGCGAGTTCGACTTCGAGGCGCGCTTCGAGGACGCGTTCTTTGCGCTCGGCGTCGCGGACGCGCGCATCCTCGGCCGCAAGGCAGCCCTCGCGTACATGGACTTCCAGGCGAACCTCGTGCGCGCCTTCGACGGCGCCCCCGCGGTGCTCGACGAGCTCTCGAAGGAGTTCCGCCTCGCGCTCGTGAGCAACTACCCCGACGGACCCGCGCTGCGCGGCGCGATGGAGCGCGAGAAGCTCCTCGCGCCGTTCGAGGTCGTGATCGTGAGCGGCGAGCACGGGTGGATGAAGCCGCACGAGACCATCTTCACGGAGGCGCTCGCGAAGCTGGGGCTCCCGGCGAGCCGCGCGTGCATGATCGGCAACGACGTCGAGTGCGACATCCTGCCCGCGCGCAAGCTCGGCCTGCGCACCGTGTGGACGCCGTACCCGCGGGACGCGGACGGCACGGCGCCCGCGGACGC